acatgattttttttttcctagaaATTCTTAGATATATACTCAGCCTAAGATCTAACCATATTATGTCACCCTTTTCATCTTAGAATGAAAAAAATAATcaaggaaagaaaaattttaccagaaCAAGTAATATGAATTGAAACACCCTCAATtcaaacttttttatttttttagtcaaGAATTATTTCTTAAGCAAGATGATTTCTTCTTTTTTCAACGCTCAACAGTGCAAGATTGTATTATATAACCAGAAACTGTAACGCCTTTATGAGCAAGCAAGGTGGAAATTGGGAAACTTGAGATGGAGTTAGATCAAGAGCTTGGAGCTAATGAGTTGTTTCAAGCTCAGTGTCATATATATAAACACATGTACCACTATTTAGAATCCATGTCGCTAAAATGTGCTGTTCAGCTAGGAATCCCTGATATAATCCACAAACATAAACAACCTATTACCCTTCGGGAGTTGGCTTCTGATCTTCAAGTTCCTCCAACAAAAGCAAACTGTCTGCAGCGAGTCATGCGAATACTGGTGCACTCCGGCTTCTTTGCTACAAACAAAATACATGAGAATCAAGAAGAAGAAGGTTATGTTCTTACAACTTCTTCTAGTCTCTTGCTCAAAGATAGCCCCACCAGCTTGTCTACCAATGTTCTAGCAATGCTCGACCCTGCGCTGGTAACTCCATGGTTTTCCGTTGCCGACTGTTTCCAAGGGAACGAGCTCACCCCATTTGAAACTTATCATGGAATGAATTTTTGGGAATATGGGAAGAAAAATCATGAATTTATCAATTCCTTGAATGAGGCCATGGCCTGTGATTCTCAACTGGTGAGCTTGATTTTTAAGGACCATAAGGAAATATTTGAGGGAGTGGCCTCACTGGTAGATGTAGGAGGTGGAACAGGAACTCTAGCCAGGGCAATTGCTGATGCATACCCACATATGAAATGCACAGTCTTGGACCTCCCACAAGTTGTTGCAGACATGCCAGAGACTAAAAGCTTGAAATTTGTTGCTGGTGACATGTTTCAGTCTATTCCTTCTGCAGAGGCGGTTCTGATAAAGgtatacatatttataacatttcaaaattttcattgatgATAATTTGTTTCTTCAATctattgaaataaaatttaaggATACTTGTTATTTTATCTCGAGTCTTTTGATGGTGATATTGAGCTCTGTACAGTCTGTTCTGCATAACTGGAGCGACGAGGACTGCATAAAGATTTTGAATCGATGCAGAGAAGCTATTGCCAGCacagaaaaggaaggaaaaatgATACTCGTAGAAATGGTTATTAATGACGAGAAAGATAAAAGTAATCTAGCAGAAACAAAGCTCTTTGTAGACCTGCAAATGATGGCTATATGCACCGGAAGAGAGAGAAACAAGCAAGAATGGGCAAGACTCTTCTCGGAGGCTGGATTTAGTCGCTATAAAATCACTGCTACTTGTGGGTTAAATTCTATCATTGAGGTTTATCCG
The sequence above is a segment of the Hevea brasiliensis isolate MT/VB/25A 57/8 chromosome 11, ASM3005281v1, whole genome shotgun sequence genome. Coding sequences within it:
- the LOC110650023 gene encoding trans-resveratrol di-O-methyltransferase-like, giving the protein MELDQELGANELFQAQCHIYKHMYHYLESMSLKCAVQLGIPDIIHKHKQPITLRELASDLQVPPTKANCLQRVMRILVHSGFFATNKIHENQEEEGYVLTTSSSLLLKDSPTSLSTNVLAMLDPALVTPWFSVADCFQGNELTPFETYHGMNFWEYGKKNHEFINSLNEAMACDSQLVSLIFKDHKEIFEGVASLVDVGGGTGTLARAIADAYPHMKCTVLDLPQVVADMPETKSLKFVAGDMFQSIPSAEAVLIKSVLHNWSDEDCIKILNRCREAIASTEKEGKMILVEMVINDEKDKSNLAETKLFVDLQMMAICTGRERNKQEWARLFSEAGFSRYKITATCGLNSIIEVYP